A window of Magallana gigas chromosome 8, xbMagGiga1.1, whole genome shotgun sequence genomic DNA:
tgatttatgcttaggtccaaacactgtttcagtctcggtttgccagagtaactgcataggagagttgattaaagtCAACTCCCAATAACAATTATGAAAGATATTGACTACATTTAATAACACAATCATTATCAAActtaacaaaatcaattttaggGAGGAGATCACCCCATTCCGTTTCCATATTAAGGTTTAATAAATTGatagttttaatttgtttgtttttgtctcATTATCATGTATTTAAAGTCATATGCACCTTGATTACAATAAAAATCCAAGTACTCCCTCCCTATTTCAAGACAAGTTTATAAATTGGAGATGTGGGGGAATATTATCATACAGTGTAAATAAAAGGTAGACATGCATCCGCAGCTTTCATTTGCAAACTAAACGGTGTCAGCGTCTgcgttaaagaaaaaaaaatatgtatctgTATTTGTGTACTGATTCTGACTACATGGAATGCTACAAATTGTCAGCAAAAAGTCGTTTAATTGTTTACCATGTTAAAAGAAATCgcttttaatatttgttaatttcCTTTGCTTAGTTCTTTAAAACATTCCAGAAAAAAGCATGAAGTGAAAAGAAGTTTTATCTTTTAACTTAAttcttattaaattatttagcccataatataaattgaaattatttagcATTTGATAACTGCGATTAGATTGTAAATCTATCATTTCCCCTAGCACTTTGTTACTGAATATGATTACATAACCCATACCTCGCACGTGGGAAACGAATTGCGGTAATGTAATACACAAATAGTATACCTTACATCACGTACACTGTATTTGACTCCAACAACAAATACGCTAAATATATTTCGTTATTTTATTATTGTACAGAATTTGTTACGCACAAGCAATGAAACGAAACATTGAATTTAATCTCAATATATTCGCTTTACCATTAAAATTAAGTGTAAGtgtttcatttatttgtattatttcaaGAACTTTCTGTAGAATAATTGCCATTAATCCTGGATTTTTGGTCAAAGTTGtttttgaaatactttttttttaagatgacTCGGATAATGATTCTAATTGTATACTGCAAAGTACTTAAAGTACGCTTTCGAAGAATAAAgctatttcatttcttttaatacaAAAGGATGGAATAGTAAATAGTAATTCAAATACTGAGATacccaacacccccccccccaaaaaaaaaaattaaaaaaaataaaaaattacatgaaacCCCTTATTATTTGTTGCGAAGAGTGCATGCACTGTGCTTTTGATTTTCGTGGATTAAGTAAAAATTACAGCTTTTTTAGGATCTATGGATTATAGACAAATGAACATATCAAATCAATTTGTTATTGGAAATTTAACTTCAAACATCGACTAAAATTCGTAAATCAACTTAACAAAGTTTGTATTTGacacttaaaatcattttaatcaaGTATGAAATTACAAAACCTGCCAAATACTGTAGTTTTTCTACTTCATAGAAATCAATGGTTTTTCATTTGTTATGTTCGATATAATGTAAATTTCCAAAAAAGGGAAATATAACGTCAGGTCAATTGCTTGAAGTTCGTCATGTATTTATCTTCCTACTAAATCTTCAGCAAAGAATATCATATTGCACTGAAAGAGGGCAGAACTGCAGTAATCGTGAAAGAGTCTTTGTACATTTCAAAAGCACAGGTGATTTCAAAAAGGGGAGATAACATTTTAAGCGCTAAATCATCTGAAATAGTCGTAGTAATTAATAAATAGTAACCTAATCTGAAATTATTTCAAGATATATTCATCAGCATATTGTCTTAATAGTTATTTACACATagtttttctgtttattttattttaaaagaggtAAGGTGGTTATCATGAATCGCCTATATTTCCTTAGCTGCAATTGTAggtgtaaacaaaaacagttatgtattatatatttcgTAGGTTACCGAATTTGCAAAGTCAGTAATTTCTTAATTGGCAGGAAAAATCTTATTTGTATAAATTCTTTTCAGAGGTGAGGGTGGGTTGAGTGAAGCCCATGATATTATAGTGATTTTTTCCcggtatgaaaaaaaaccctttagTATCTTTACTGTGAagaaactgtcaaccatcttaAAAAATCCatgaaacaaaatacaaattcataaCAGCAGATGGACCTCAAAAAAGAAATGGGGGAaaaggtgcctaggaggagttaGCATCCCCTGCCGACCGGTCGCACCCGTCATGTGCTGATTGTCAAGGTCATTAAAAACGGGAGAAACGGAGTCAATCCGGTGTATAAAGAAATTGTATAACAAGTATGAAAAGCGTCAGTCAGCATGGTCTTAATGAACCAATGTACTTGCTAACAAGATCATTCATCGACCACAGAACTTGCGTGAAGATTATTTTAGTCGGGGTTTTTGTTATTCTTGTTCCAACAGCGTCTTTGTTTAAGAAATCGTTCGTATGTAGAGCATGTACTCGCAAAACGAATTAGCTGAGACACAGTAAGCAGGTGTTGctggtatattgctacataagtaagggaAGTTGACGATggataaattaaaatcatcacgtttatcataaaagtttgtTGGTAGGCTACCATTGACGTCTTTTTctgataaaatattaaattatggAACATATGTctaagaatttattttatcttttatttcaagcacACTGTGGTTTATTGAATTACCATAAAAGTGAAAGTAACTGCTGTTATAGATAAATCATCAAGATAGCtcaatgttgagttgaaggccacagcaagtgttatatttttatcttgCACAAAcgtttgaataaattctgcttaaTATGAAGATAAAAAAAGTCAGTAtgttttataatgtaatattaGATAGgggtatttttcattttgagaATTGTTATCGTGATATGCATACCTGTGCCCCAAGAGcgcatattttttacaattgctAGGatctaaaaaattaatgttttccaAGCGGGGAAGGTTACTGGTAGGTAGATGTTCTATTGGACAACTTTATTTGCCAGGGGCCAGAGACCGAGACATTTTACTGTGTGAAATGtgaaatcaattaaataaatcaGAATTCGTCAAGCTGACTAGAGTGTGCATGTGTAAGATTTTCCCCTTCTCGATAAGAAATCGAAATTGTCGGCATTTGCATTACACCTTTATTTCAGACactaattataacatttttaactcAAAACATGCACATCAAAATGGTTaaggggtattttttttttttggggggggggggggacaagcTAGTATAGTTTATAAATCCATTCACAAAATAAACTCGAATTGCATATTTTTCATGCTTAGAAAGTAAATAAGGTGGTAAATCCTGCGGAAAGGCGATCAAAGCCCTCTTTTGTTTATATcaatataaagaatttaaatAACATTACACTTTTCTATGTACGGAGTGAAtgcttttgaatttaaataattttgcaCTTTCCTATGTGAGGAGTAAATATTTCTGAATAACATCCTTTATGCATGCAATTTGCATATAACAATTTGACAGAGCTAACTTTTAGTTTATTGCCCCTCCCTTCCACTTCTCTAACAAATTATGcatataaacacatttatactctgttcatttgttttaaattaagataaaGGACTTTCGGAAAGATTAGATATTCATAAATTTATCTTTGACAACATTTAAACTTGAAATGTGCATGCCCAGTTAAcaatttgaatttcttttttttcaatagatGTAAGTGTCTTAATTGTATGACTTCTTAGTTCAGCTTCTCTTCTCTCTCCAAAAACACAGTCACGTGGACCCATTTTGACAGataagagaaataaaaataacaaatctatCTTATAAATTCAGTGATAGTTTTGCCATCACATTGCattgacatgtacatgttaccTACTATGCGTATCAATAGTATTTGTCTGTAATCAACTTATCGTCCCAAAAGGACGTTCTTTATTCAACAGTGAGGATATGGTTAATTGTGCAAAAATCATATGAAAGATACAATTGGTCAATCATGTTTCTAAAACCCTTTTGATTCCTTAGCAATCAACATTTCCTTTAAAAACTAAGAACGATTTCCTTCTATAATCAACCGAAAATTCATTGCGTATTACCCAGTTTAATTACGTGGTAAAGTAAGATTAAATCCGTTAGatcctttgtaaaaaaaatacaaaaaaaaaaaaacaaacaaaaacaaatataaaatcccTTACAACCATACGAAAACTGTATGATATAAAATGCAAAGAATAATAGAATAAGAACGGGAACAAAACaatgaacaatgaaagaaacacagtttataaaatgaaattgtagaatacaaataaaacttaaatatgggatacaaatttaataaatgtatacaatACGAATGAAACAGATCGAATGTTGCAACGTTTTTATGCCATGTTATTCAGTTGTAAATTTGTATTACAAATGTTACACATATAACCTATTGTTTTAgttcaagtttatttttttagataataaaACATAATCAGAGCCgaattttttttaccacctAATCTACAATAAGTGATAGAAAATTTACGTTTTGTAAACATCGAGAGAGTTTTCAAAGTGTTTGTAAATATCGTAACAGCTtgtttattataaatcattAGACTACAAAGTTAGCAGTgcataatattatattacataatAATGATCATCATATCGTTTTTAATTGTTCGTTTTAGAGTTTGACAAGCGCAAATCTTTCATTTCGTAACGAACGAGAGTGCAAAACATGGGGGTAAAgaatttttgtacttttttggTATATTGACATAATGGATCTAGAATTGTAAGTTAGATAACCAGTTGCATGCTTTTAACATTgacatttgttaaaaactgtGTAAATCATTGATGACattcagtttgaaataaatttcttaGTGTAGGTCAGTTGTCTTTTTATAGATGCAATCGTCATTTCCTGCAGCTTGTTTTTTTAGCATTTGGACCATCGACTTGTTTATGTACCGTCGTAAATGAATTTTTAgttatcattaattattttgtaatattttttgtttaggtTTCTGTAATGTTAATGCCATTTCACTAAAAGTAGTCGCTTTGAAAGTGAAATATGTGTGTTGTCTCAAAAATTTCCGATCAATCTTCGTATTCATgatgctttttttaaattttaataagaaccatttattttttacacTGGTATAAATTGTATTGCAAAACAAATTATACTTATTCATAACCTTGAgcagattatttaaaaaaataagtgtgTAAGATATAACATCTCCCatcttttaatataaaaaagtattttacatgaatggagtgatacattttacataaaatacttCGCTATAGTTTGCCATTACTTGTAAATGATTTGTACAAAAGTGTTTCACACGCACAGAAAATTTAGTTGTGAAATATTAGACAAAGGCGtggtataaaatttcaatttgatttttatttgattaccATTTTCAAAATGCGTAGGTTGAATCAAGGCATCTGCCTTTTTACTTCTCTGTTGTATATAAATACTTGCTGATCTAGACGTTTGGTGATAGTTGAATGATTGATAATGGTAagttaattttgaaagtttacaAATTGATCAATATACTTGTTATTAGTTTATTTGaatcaaatgtattttaaagtGAAAAGGGTATTTGAAGTGGGACTATGTCGAATTTATATCTAAAGTAAAATTGCAAAGAAAGGttacttttgatttaaaaattgctATTTATGAACCCAGATATCGCATTTGCttgaaataatttgaaacaCAGGTGTTCATGCTATCTTTGGTTTGTCGGTTATGGTTCGTGTATTCAGGAGTTGCCCACAGTAGCTCACACATAACGATACATATGCCCATACACAACAAGTATtcttaactagatacgatctcgttacgagtaacgaggaggtctcccgttcaattttttaaacgataccattaaaatatcaataaaatttcaaCCCCTCCCATTCAGATAATGTAAACGATTgatattattatttcaaatgcttctcaaaatgttttgctttttcacatacagcacattaaagatttaatattttagtcccttaaaaatccctaattacgtcatcaatgggtgtgtcAATGAATGTTACAACCTGATATTATTACGGAGAACaactttttttctataatgctttacaaaatcttgatcgtttttcaGGTATGTGTAagagactttacgagtctcttggctcctaatttaaggggccagtccttttttcttgagttcattcaaaaatcCCACGATAACTAACATTtgttgttcttacacctatctaaaattgttgatcatttttgagatacaaatgattgaatattttaggggccagccctccagatccttaatggggacataaATTCGTGTTTCGATAAAAGGAATCGattgaaatcattaatttaaagattttctcttctAATGtctgacaaaatatttctacttctctagatatattgcgtcaaagtttaagtactttggcccctggaagtgccttattacgtaataaatgggcatgaaaatgattttttctaatagatagtggtacgatcaacaactttgcttctataatgcattaaaaaatctttatcgtttttaagttatttgtaataaagtttaagagtgccttggcccctaattttagggacCAGTctctttttcttgtttttgttgAAAGAACTtctgattctctaccacttttgttatatatgttttaacaaaatatcaactgataaaaagatataaatcaaaacgtgtgaaaattttaaatgaaaattcgtacccaattttcgtgcccaggcgagctccaagaaatggcgcaacaggcattaaacaactacatgctgcacaacttcaaactatagtctacctatcctaaaatttcatattcatatctcatatggtttccgagtttatagctgcacaaaatgagtcgtcaaaaattacaaaatggccgacaattcagaaccggaagtgactacgaaaaaaataaagaaaaacctATGAAGTTAAGATCACGCCcaaacatctgtgaaaaaatagttgagatcggtcgattagatttcgagaaatctcgtgcacaaaacttggaaaaaaaataataagaaacagtacgaaaacaataaggtcttccgctggaaacagaagaccttaataagaacaaattatataaataaaacagattGTTTACATTCATATATATCTtgttaaaagtttatttaaaacagTCTTCATTCAGGCAACACGGGCGCAGAAAATTTACATATAGTCTGATAAAAGGAATATAACCTAGAATTCCAACATGCAGAAACCAATTTATCTGACCACAACTTGAACTACAGGGAACCCTTACCTTAGCTTGATTCGAAATGTTTGAAAACTACatgaaatattgtattttaaatttactgCAGATGACGATGGTtcttaacatgtttaatatgtttaattGTGCGCCTATTATACACATTTGTCATTCAATGTCTCACTTTATACTGGTCAGTGTGAAAAACTTACGATTAACACTTAGGATTTCCTTAGTGAGAAGAATAAACTAAGACCGATTACCTCTTGTAATTCACCAAAAATATATTGTCTATTACCCAGTTTTTATACTTCGGAAAGTAAGATTGAACTAACGAGATTCTTGTTAGAAAACCAAAATATAgatcttacaaaaatatataacacaaaTGTAGAACATATTCAATACAAATAGAAACTATacgatacatatatataaatcatagtTTAGACTTAAAAATTTGTAGAATaccaatgtaaattaaaaaatacatatttgaattgcagaatacaaataaaactgtatacaaaacaaataaaaatatcaaatattgcaACATTTGATATGCCATATTCATCATTTGACAAATTTCAAAACTCTCATCACATGTTACCTCTTCCATTTCAagtttaggttttttttttatgaagcaCTTTAGGTAACACAGATGTTGTGCCACTTCATCTGCAATAAGTGACAGAATATTTACATTCTCTAAACATTACAAGCGTTTCAAAAGTGTTCTCACAAATCGTAACAGCTTGTTTGTCATAAATCAAACAGAGCGTAAAGTTGGCAGCGCACAATCATACAAAACATTAGTCATCACttcgtttttttcttttattttagattttgatacgttaatttattttattttgaaagaaacGATGGTGAAAACCGTGTGGGTAAAGTATTTTTGTACTCTTTTGTTATATTGTAATAATGGATCTTGTATATCACCATTACGATTGTATATAAGATAACCAGCTGTATGCCTTTGATATtggaaatttattaaaatctgcATAGATCATTGATaacataaagtttaaaaaaaaacccacctttTTTTATGTTGGTAGATTGTCTTTATTACAGATATAATCTTAATTCCCTGCAGCTACTTCTTAAGCATATGGACCATTGACTTGTTTATGCACCGTCTTAAAcgaattgatatttttttttcatattattttgatcaagtacattttttttagctttctGCAATTTTGATGCCAATTTCTACTAAAATTTGttgctttaaaaatcaaatatttgtattgtCTCAATAATTCCCGAACAACCCACGTATATGATGTCTgtcaaattttgatattaacaaCTTGATTTTTTACACTGGTATAAATGTCACTGCAAATcaaattgaacatatttaagcAGATCTCAATAGATTTAACTAAAATAGGCTTACATTTACCCATATAAGGGATTAATTTCTTTCTGTCATTACCATTCAAAAAGGCTAACctataaaatatagaaaaaaaccccagaacaATTTAATCTTATGAAATCACTATTTATTACGATTATCAATTCTTTAAAGTGAAATAAGTgactaaaataaaagtttaaagtcaattttattgaattagttattttagaaatatttctttttgttcatttttaataaCATATCAGGACTAAATATACTCTGATATCAAATGTATTGCAGAAAATGAAGATTCCTCTTTTGACACTTATACTAACTACCGCACTAGAGGAGACTAAAACAGAAAGCTGTAGAGATGTTCTCCAAGGCTATTTGTCTGGACAATCGTCCTGTGCTCAAGGAATGTATCAACATGAGGCTTTGAAACgagaatttaaaagttttactaATGTTATTGAGCAATCAATGGCAGAGTTTAAAGATAAAGTCAAAGTTGAAATGCAGATAATCAAAGGTAGCGTATTGTTGTTAAcaccaaaatcaaacaaaactaAGTAAGCCAAGATTTGGTGATATTAGCTCTACAGTCTGTTGTTTTCCTTCCACTTTTCACTTTTGGACGAAATTGTTATTTTAGGAGatatttaatgcatttaaaaaatgatcatgCCGTTGCTAAATATGTAAttacaaaatgatataaaacataaatggaaaaaaatcaagaaacgTGACAATAGATAATTCAATATTGCACACTGCAAACGGCTCAACCCAGATTGTACATAAACGGCCGATAATGTGTATCTTATCCTTGATGaaagtcatatttttaaaaaaaactaccagaAATAGTATGTGGCCttttttcaccaaaaatgcTACAAGATAGTGTTATTTAGAAGCAAACACGTAGTGCTGGTATTGCTTTCTAATGACAACATCTAATTATATCTGTTAATATATTACAAGTATTTTATCACTGACAGCTTACATTCCATAGTTTATGCATGATGTAAATGGATgcaattaaaactaaaaaaagataGTATTCATTTTTGTTAACTGTTATTCTTCAATGATATGtttatacaattattatattttgacttttaaaaGTCTGTGGTAAAAGTCAAAcgtcttttttttctttgtctgCAGATGACAGTAACAAAAGTATAGTATACACACGATGGGGAAAGAAGGCCTGTCCTACTCATGCGGAGTTAATACTTTCAGgtgatttaataatatttactgtaACTACGGTAGATGacaaagattttaaagattcatgtttttttatttaaaaattatgtctTAATTTTCTCGAgtctcaatttaaaaaaaaacatctaaaaaaattattttatgctGTAAGACCTTGTGGATATAGgataaaatttaatatctttaaaaaaatccacgCAAATTATAGGCTTTACCGGTGGATCTTGGTATGGCCATTCGGGAGCTGCCGCTGAACCGCTTTGTTTGCCAAGAGATCCAGAGTGGAGTTTTTACAAAGATGGGACAGATGGAGCTAAAGCTTACGTCTATGGTGCCGAATACGAAACGCACTCATTTTCGGGTTTCAAAAAAACATTGGCTGAACATGATGTTCCGTGTGCTGTTTGTCTTGTGCGAAATAGATCTGTCGTCAACATGTTTCCTGGTTGGTATAAAGTCATCTCGGTTTATACTTAACGTTTGGATGTTGTTCTGAAATCTGTTATGCTTCCTATGTATTTCCCTTTTAGTCAACTTGACTGTTTCATAATTTggcatacatgtaaattaactGTATAAGAAAAACGATACAAGTAATAGTTgatacatatttaattttataataaacatttaaaccTTGAAGATAGTGTTAGCTACAGACGTATACTCGGACACTGAAGactgaaaaaattgttaaatgtacCAAATGCGGTGTCAACAATCATTTATCATGaagaaaacttaaataaatacatgtacacgtatatcttttttctttttatattatttctatttgtgttcgttttattcatttttgcaTATAAATTCCGAAAAAGTTTATGTATTTTACCAACTAAATTACATGTGACTAAGATGGAAATTTTTATTCTGACGTGAGCCTTTAAGCTCACCAGGTATTGCCAAAACATGTAATtgattatcatttaatttatttgatttctgaAACGTATTAGAGATAACAATTtggtaattgttttatttacccTGCGGAGTAAGAAGAATTTACACATGCCAAATCGTTTCCAAAATGTACAATCAGCCCTCGTTAACCATTTTAAAGtgaaataaacttaaaatcaaAACCAAATATTTCTGTTAATTGCCCGTTTCCAAAGCATGTTTTTTTCggcattaaaattcaaaacagcCTGCcaattattttgaagaaaaattccgaaatatttatttataacaaatttttttggCTAAAAGTATAATGTTttggattttgttttgtttcgttAACATCAATGTCAAAATAACATTTGTAGCAAGTAAAACGTGTCGCAAAGGATGGACCCTGGAATACAATGGTTACCTAATGGCTGGTCACCATGATCAAACAGCTGGGACAACCTACACTTGTGTAGACAGTAATCCAGAGGCATTACATGGAGGTCATTTAAATCACAATGGATACCTATTATATCCGGTTGAGGCTCGATGTGGTTCCCTAAAGTGTCCACCGTATACTGAGGGAAGGGAACTAGTGTGTGCAGTTTGTTCCAAAATATGATGAACAAATAcgtaaaacaaataaagaatgacaGGAAAACattatgtaataatttattataactGTCAATAAAAAGCCATGTTTAACATCAATCAACGCCTCTTGAATTGGGACTAAGTAAGCGTATTAAACATAATGAaagcaattttcaaaaatcaaaacaagaaaGATCTAAATATATGGTCCCAGATTAAGGAACGAACAGATTACGATGAGAACACGACCAGGAATTTGTCTTTAGAGTATATCAATCACATTATCCAGTCAAATTCTAATAGCTAATTTCTAGAGCGTGTAAAATAAATGCAGCGATGTCTTGTTATCAATTCTAGATCAGGGTATTTTTGTCTTGAGTAAATAACTACAATTGTAGTATTGCCTTAACCACGTTCTAAGTAATGTACATCAAATATAAACTTAAGGAATAAGttataataaatgtacatcaaaTATCAACTTAAGGAATAAGttataataaatgtacatcaaaTATCAACTTAAGGAATAAGttataataaatgtacatcaaaTATCAACTTAAGGAATAAGttataataaatgtacattaaataTCAACTTAAAGAATAAGttataataaatgtacatcaaaTATCAACTTAAGGAATAAGTTATAAGAAATGATAGCACAGTTAAGAGCGTTGctgaaacaaaattttgattccatatttaagacatttttttaaattacaccaatcaattctattttaaaagataacacgattttgacccgtgcgtgcacgggttgacattgcgtATCGGGCATTTACGGAATGAATACATCGACACACgtaccgtattgttgacatttacataacaaagctataactACAATAATGCTACACTGCATTAATTTGACAATACTTTCCTTGGCTAGAacaatctaactgtgtctcgggaaaggacctcgccacagttaaaatgcctcccatatacccgaaATGTAAGAGAAAattgaagttgcattgaaaataaaagtcaaattaatcataaagaaacctttttgagactgtaaatacATCTCATCAAATTTTAATGTTCAACACTTAATTGTTCACCACTgcacacgtattttctttgctacagagacaatacaTGGAACACGTTCTATCGTAAAACCGGGTCTATAGGACATTTATTATTTCAACAATAAAACATTCCATCTCTCCTAAAaatataatgtgaatttttgcatggaatcaaattttgttttgccATCAAGAAGATAAATTTAGGTAAGTACTACGTTGATatgtataattgttattttatattttctcttatatatataaaaagaatataaaacaaattaataataaaaatgaacacGTATTTGTAGGattgtttctgagtttattcatagAAATACGATGTTAAGGAACATAAAATAGAGATCCCGATAGCGTGAATGAATTGCGCACCCGCCagattataaaatcaaataaatccagttgatttccgggatttcttgaggaattttcgttgattattaattagcaaagcttaattgagaaaaaaataaaaacaaatgggtaatcttcaagtatcaatgatgttaaaaatatttaaaacaaaagacagtactcttccgatttatcggtattaaagctaaaacaTTTGAGTctattatattaatatacatgtagtaatataGGTAACTAGCCCACACTACAATattgattgatattttttattaatcta
This region includes:
- the LOC105320069 gene encoding uncharacterized protein, producing MVKTVWKMKIPLLTLILTTALEETKTESCRDVLQGYLSGQSSCAQGMYQHEALKREFKSFTNVIEQSMAEFKDKVKVEMQIIKDDSNKSIVYTRWGKKACPTHAELILSGFTGGSWYGHSGAAAEPLCLPRDPEWSFYKDGTDGAKAYVYGAEYETHSFSGFKKTLAEHDVPCAVCLVRNRSVVNMFPASKTCRKGWTLEYNGYLMAGHHDQTAGTTYTCVDSNPEALHGGHLNHNGYLLYPVEARCGSLKCPPYTEGRELVCAVCSKI